In Alkalihalobacterium alkalinitrilicum, a genomic segment contains:
- a CDS encoding EcsC family protein has translation MITDDRVKDELRSWQRKMEKRQSMTGRLAKRFQNKVNQMIPEKVHHIVTASIKKMVHATLIGSEYTTSVKLVKDKNFEQRERIVDEAINKYKRAAAVEGAGTGAGGILLGMADFPLLLGIKMKFLFETASCYGYDVNDFRERLFILYLFQLAFSSEEKKKEVYEIVSNWEKYVHTIPTEQEYLENINWKEFQLEYRDHIDLVKMLQLIPGFGAIVGAAANYHFLDVLGETAKNGYRMRILNL, from the coding sequence ATGATAACGGATGATAGAGTAAAAGACGAGCTTCGCAGTTGGCAACGAAAGATGGAGAAGCGCCAGTCTATGACAGGGCGTCTTGCAAAGAGGTTCCAAAATAAAGTCAATCAGATGATCCCCGAGAAAGTTCATCACATTGTTACTGCAAGTATAAAAAAAATGGTTCATGCCACATTAATTGGTTCAGAATATACGACATCGGTAAAATTGGTCAAAGATAAAAACTTTGAACAGCGGGAACGTATAGTGGACGAAGCTATCAATAAATATAAAAGGGCGGCCGCAGTAGAAGGTGCAGGTACTGGAGCAGGTGGAATTCTTTTAGGTATGGCTGATTTCCCTTTATTGTTAGGTATAAAGATGAAGTTTCTTTTTGAAACTGCAAGCTGCTATGGATATGATGTGAATGACTTTAGAGAACGCTTGTTCATTCTATATTTATTTCAACTGGCTTTTTCAAGTGAGGAGAAGAAAAAAGAAGTTTATGAAATTGTCTCTAACTGGGAAAAATATGTTCATACGATTCCTACAGAACAAGAGTATCTAGAGAATATTAATTGGAAAGAGTTTCAACTTGAATATCGTGATCACATTGATTTAGTAAAAATGCTTCAGCTCATACCTGGTTTTGGAGCCATTGTTGGTGCAGCAGCCAATTATCACTTTTTAGATGTGCTTGGTGAAACTGCAAAGAATGGTTATCGTATGAGAATTTTAAACTTATAA
- a CDS encoding ABC transporter permease, whose amino-acid sequence MKDVQQLWSSRLKSYWELALRYLRLIGNSGFLFTIYLLIVVGSYYYQHFLDWLPKTFPAVLFFIIVSMVLLTRGAVRTFVKEGDLVFLLPIEGQMRSYFRSSIVYSVIIQGFTMVLIIFLLAPLFAERVNSSFSFFLLVLLLLFGAKAWNLLCNFEEQRLASPRERAFHILMRAIINGTFAFFLFINEGVVFWLAIVVIMIGVYLIYYRKLQSKHSIKWEHLLSLENKMLTHFYRIANMFTDVPKLKSSVKKRRWANLLLSRISFQQKHTFDYLYARAFFRANDYFGIYIRLIVVGAIVLLVLPEGIVRYLLFFVFIYMSGLQLSTLWKHFYKAIWVDLYPINSKDRQQSFQNLIFILLSVKATILFIILAVFSEEILATIILLPIGIAFAYAYSFHWMHRKLSVR is encoded by the coding sequence ATGAAAGATGTACAACAATTATGGAGCAGTCGTTTAAAAAGTTATTGGGAATTGGCGTTACGTTATTTGCGTCTTATTGGGAATAGTGGATTTCTGTTTACTATCTACTTATTAATTGTAGTAGGCAGTTATTATTATCAGCATTTTTTAGACTGGTTGCCTAAAACATTCCCAGCAGTATTATTTTTTATCATTGTGAGTATGGTTTTATTAACAAGAGGGGCGGTACGAACTTTTGTTAAAGAAGGAGATTTAGTCTTTCTATTACCGATAGAAGGGCAGATGCGATCGTATTTCCGCTCCTCCATCGTCTATTCTGTTATTATTCAAGGATTTACGATGGTACTTATCATATTTTTGTTAGCGCCCTTATTTGCAGAGCGAGTCAACAGTTCTTTTTCATTTTTTCTCTTAGTATTACTATTATTGTTTGGAGCAAAAGCCTGGAATTTGTTATGTAATTTTGAGGAACAGCGTTTAGCTTCACCACGAGAAAGAGCGTTTCACATTCTTATGCGTGCTATTATTAACGGAACTTTTGCTTTCTTTTTATTCATCAATGAAGGTGTAGTTTTTTGGCTAGCTATTGTCGTAATTATGATAGGTGTGTATTTGATTTATTATCGAAAGCTGCAATCAAAACATAGTATAAAATGGGAGCATTTATTATCGTTAGAAAATAAAATGTTAACTCATTTTTATCGTATCGCCAACATGTTTACAGATGTACCAAAGTTAAAAAGTTCTGTGAAAAAGAGAAGGTGGGCTAACTTACTTCTCTCTCGTATTTCGTTTCAGCAGAAACACACATTTGACTACTTATATGCGAGAGCATTTTTTCGAGCGAATGATTATTTTGGCATATATATTCGTTTAATTGTTGTTGGAGCGATTGTCCTTTTAGTTTTACCTGAAGGGATAGTACGTTATCTTTTATTTTTCGTATTTATTTATATGTCAGGCCTTCAGTTATCAACACTTTGGAAACATTTTTATAAAGCAATATGGGTTGACTTATACCCAATAAACTCAAAAGATCGCCAACAATCTTTTCAAAATCTTATATTTATTCTTCTATCAGTGAAAGCAACTATCCTTTTTATAATTTTAGCTGTATTTTCAGAAGAAATTCTTGCAACGATTATCCTTTTACCTATAGGTATTGCTTTTGCTTATGCATATAGTTTTCATTGGATGCATAGAAAATTGAGTGTAAGGTGA
- a CDS encoding ABC transporter ATP-binding protein, translating into MGKILEVSNLTGGYHASKPVLHDVNFTVSPGEIAGLIGLNGAGKSTTIKHILGLMEPISGKVTIEGQSFIEKPNEYRASLAYIPEVPILYEELTLWEHLELAAMAYSVDEKTLQTRGEILLKEFKMDKMKRWYPSHFSKGMKQKVMIMCAFLVNPSVYIVDEPIVGLDPVGINSFLDLLVEMRENGASVLMSTHILATAEKYCDRFIVLHRGRVILYGTLQELRNKLNMPNGSLDDIYIEVTKDKRQ; encoded by the coding sequence GTGGGAAAAATATTGGAAGTTAGTAACTTAACTGGTGGTTATCACGCAAGTAAGCCTGTTCTACATGACGTTAATTTCACTGTTTCCCCTGGAGAAATTGCTGGGTTAATTGGTTTAAATGGGGCAGGGAAAAGTACGACGATTAAACATATTTTAGGTTTGATGGAACCGATCAGCGGAAAGGTAACCATCGAAGGACAATCCTTTATTGAAAAACCAAATGAATATCGAGCTTCACTAGCATACATACCAGAAGTCCCTATTCTTTATGAAGAACTTACTCTTTGGGAGCATCTAGAACTGGCAGCAATGGCTTATAGTGTTGACGAAAAGACCTTGCAAACAAGAGGAGAAATACTACTTAAAGAATTTAAGATGGATAAAATGAAACGTTGGTACCCTTCACATTTTTCTAAGGGAATGAAACAAAAAGTGATGATCATGTGTGCCTTTCTAGTCAATCCGAGTGTTTATATTGTAGACGAGCCGATTGTAGGGTTGGACCCTGTTGGAATAAATTCATTTTTAGATTTACTCGTTGAAATGAGAGAAAATGGAGCCAGTGTACTCATGTCGACACATATATTAGCTACCGCGGAGAAATACTGTGACCGCTTTATCGTATTGCACCGAGGGCGAGTCATATTATATGGTACATTGCAGGAGTTAAGAAATAAGTTAAACATGCCGAATGGAAGCCTTGACGATATATATATCGAGGTTACCAAGGATAAAAGACAATGA
- a CDS encoding PCYCGC domain-containing protein has protein sequence MKRNIFTIVFLLVAVLLVGCSQEQATGHSAHSSGHIEEFKGDIRETTESIDELPTFLEHYHTNIMDIYERVPHYQDLLEHIPCYCGCSDYVAHRHTYDCFVHEHFENGNVQWDDHGAKCGVCLEIAYYSMKFYDEGASPLEIRNIIDEMYKDGFPEPTNTPMPVS, from the coding sequence GTGAAAAGAAATATATTTACTATAGTTTTTCTACTAGTAGCAGTTTTGTTAGTTGGGTGTTCACAAGAACAAGCTACTGGGCATTCAGCCCATTCTTCAGGACACATTGAAGAATTTAAAGGTGATATACGAGAAACGACGGAGTCCATTGATGAACTTCCTACTTTCTTAGAACACTACCATACAAATATAATGGATATTTATGAACGAGTACCACATTATCAAGACTTGCTAGAACATATACCTTGTTACTGTGGATGTTCTGATTATGTTGCTCATCGACATACTTACGATTGTTTTGTTCATGAACATTTTGAGAATGGAAATGTTCAATGGGATGACCACGGGGCAAAATGTGGGGTATGTTTGGAAATTGCGTATTATTCAATGAAGTTCTATGATGAAGGTGCTTCCCCATTAGAGATTAGAAATATAATTGATGAAATGTATAAAGATGGCTTCCCAGAGCCAACGAATACACCGATGCCTGTATCTTAA
- a CDS encoding long-chain-fatty-acid--CoA ligase, which translates to MHVPLVLTQFLDRAVSLYGEKLAIIDDTRELTYNQLNDRVNQLSHGLKALNINKGDKVAYLAPNTIEMLEGFYGVYQVGGVMTPLNTRLKPEDYVFILNHSESQVLFVDEELFPLVEPFLNELETVKKVIIHGASQAFENGEGYDEWLNQYPTTAFDRVELEETDIASLLYTSGTTGNPKGVLQTHRANYLHALSVQHHLKVTDEDKLLHILPMFHVNGWGSPFYYTANGATQVMLRKVDAKVILEKVQKYNISVMHMAPTVLNMILEEYYQSKPTIEQDVRVVIAGSAPPPAFVRRVEEDLGWEFLQVYGMTETSPLITVSRIRSHLSDLSKDQQYRLKAKTGYSMIGTQVKVVDENGEEIPHDGVAIGEIVTRTNGVMEGYLKNPEATAETIRNGWLHTGDMATVDENGYIEICDRKKDVIISGGENISSIEVEGVLYDHPAVLEAAVIAVPHEKWGEVPHGVVVLREGQSLTEEELIAFSRTKLANFKAPKGITFTEALPKTASGKIQKVQIRKEFWGERTRLVN; encoded by the coding sequence ATGCATGTACCTTTAGTTTTAACACAATTTTTAGACAGAGCTGTTAGTCTTTATGGAGAGAAACTTGCAATTATTGATGACACAAGGGAATTAACGTACAATCAATTAAATGATAGAGTTAACCAACTTTCACATGGTCTGAAAGCGCTTAATATCAATAAAGGTGATAAAGTAGCATACTTAGCACCTAACACTATTGAAATGCTAGAAGGTTTTTATGGAGTTTACCAAGTTGGAGGGGTAATGACTCCATTAAACACTCGACTTAAGCCGGAAGACTATGTGTTTATATTAAACCATAGTGAGAGTCAAGTTTTATTTGTTGACGAAGAGCTTTTTCCACTTGTAGAACCATTTCTTAATGAGTTGGAAACGGTAAAAAAAGTTATTATTCATGGGGCGAGTCAGGCATTTGAAAATGGTGAAGGTTATGACGAGTGGTTAAACCAATACCCGACAACAGCTTTTGATCGAGTAGAATTAGAAGAAACAGATATTGCTAGTTTGTTATATACGAGTGGAACGACTGGAAATCCTAAAGGAGTATTACAAACACATCGCGCAAATTATTTACATGCTCTTAGCGTACAGCATCATTTAAAAGTAACTGACGAAGATAAATTACTTCATATTTTACCAATGTTCCATGTAAATGGATGGGGTTCTCCTTTCTATTATACAGCAAATGGAGCAACTCAAGTAATGCTTCGTAAAGTAGATGCAAAAGTAATCCTAGAAAAAGTTCAGAAATACAACATCTCTGTTATGCACATGGCACCAACAGTATTGAATATGATCTTAGAAGAATACTATCAATCGAAACCAACAATTGAACAAGATGTTCGTGTTGTGATTGCAGGTTCAGCTCCACCACCAGCTTTCGTTAGACGTGTAGAGGAAGATCTTGGGTGGGAATTTTTACAGGTTTACGGGATGACTGAAACTTCACCGCTCATTACGGTTTCACGCATTCGCTCACATCTAAGTGATTTATCAAAAGATCAACAATACCGATTAAAAGCAAAAACTGGTTATTCAATGATTGGTACTCAAGTTAAAGTAGTAGATGAGAATGGCGAAGAAATCCCGCATGATGGTGTTGCGATCGGCGAAATTGTCACAAGAACTAATGGGGTTATGGAAGGGTATTTGAAAAATCCTGAAGCGACAGCGGAAACGATCCGTAATGGCTGGCTTCACACAGGTGATATGGCTACGGTTGATGAAAATGGCTATATTGAAATTTGTGACCGCAAAAAAGATGTCATTATTAGTGGGGGAGAAAATATTTCTTCTATTGAAGTCGAAGGTGTTCTATATGATCATCCAGCGGTACTTGAAGCTGCTGTAATTGCTGTTCCTCATGAAAAATGGGGAGAGGTTCCACATGGTGTCGTTGTTCTTCGTGAAGGACAATCGCTTACAGAAGAAGAATTAATCGCTTTTTCACGTACGAAACTTGCAAACTTTAAAGCGCCAAAAGGAATTACGTTTACAGAAGCCTTACCAAAGACTGCATCGGGTAAAATTCAAAAAGTTCAAATTCGTAAAGAGTTCTGGGGCGAACGTACCCGCCTAGTAAACTAA
- a CDS encoding HIT family protein, protein MTNFDPNCIFCKIVQGDIPAAKVYEDEHVLAFMDISQVTKGHTLVIPKVHQENIFELDEEVASHLFSVVPKIANAIKQQFKPLGLNIVNNNGEAAGQTVFHYHIHLIPRYGEGDGFGAVWKNNSSQYTFEELQKMATTISSEIK, encoded by the coding sequence ATGACCAATTTTGATCCAAACTGTATTTTCTGTAAAATTGTACAGGGAGACATTCCCGCCGCAAAAGTTTATGAAGACGAACATGTTTTAGCTTTTATGGACATTAGTCAAGTTACAAAAGGCCACACACTAGTTATTCCTAAAGTTCATCAGGAGAATATTTTTGAATTAGATGAAGAAGTTGCTTCACATCTATTTTCAGTCGTTCCAAAGATCGCAAACGCTATTAAACAACAGTTTAAACCCCTAGGACTTAATATCGTCAATAATAATGGAGAAGCTGCTGGACAAACTGTCTTCCATTACCATATTCACCTCATCCCAAGATACGGTGAAGGGGATGGTTTTGGAGCAGTATGGAAAAACAATAGCAGTCAATATACTTTTGAGGAACTACAAAAAATGGCCACTACTATTTCATCTGAAATTAAATAA
- the serC gene encoding 3-phosphoserine/phosphohydroxythreonine transaminase: MERAYNFNAGPSALPLEVLKRAQEELVNFKETGMSVMELSHRSKEYEEVHERAQSMLKELLQIPNDYEILFLQGGASLQFAQIPMNFLKEGKIGNYVLTGSWSEKALKEAKLIGETFIGASTKEQGYCSIPNVEDIAINKDDAYLHITSNNTIYGTQWHKYPVFENTSLIADMSSDILCRPIQVNDFSLIYAGAQKNLGPSGVTIVIVKKELLENSKQDIPTILRYSTHSDANSLYNTPPTFAIYMLSKVLEWVIEQGGITAVETRNVEKAKLIYDAIDESNGFYRGHAEKDSRSLMNITFNLQSDELNKKFLAEAKAAGFVGLNGHRSVGGCRASTYNSVPVEACEALRQFMITFKKNQ, encoded by the coding sequence TTGGAGAGAGCATACAATTTTAATGCAGGACCTTCTGCATTACCATTAGAAGTTTTAAAGAGAGCACAAGAAGAACTTGTAAATTTTAAAGAAACAGGTATGTCTGTTATGGAATTGAGTCATCGAAGTAAAGAATATGAAGAAGTTCATGAACGAGCTCAATCCATGTTAAAAGAGCTATTACAAATTCCAAACGATTATGAAATCCTCTTCCTTCAAGGTGGTGCTAGTCTTCAATTTGCACAAATTCCAATGAATTTTTTAAAGGAAGGTAAAATCGGTAATTACGTACTAACGGGCTCATGGTCAGAAAAAGCATTAAAAGAAGCAAAATTAATTGGAGAAACGTTTATTGGAGCTTCGACAAAAGAACAAGGGTATTGTTCAATACCAAATGTTGAAGACATTGCCATTAATAAGGATGATGCTTACCTCCATATCACATCGAATAATACGATATATGGTACACAGTGGCATAAGTACCCTGTTTTTGAAAATACTTCGTTAATTGCTGATATGTCGAGTGACATTTTATGTCGACCTATTCAAGTAAATGATTTTTCATTGATTTATGCTGGAGCACAAAAAAACTTAGGGCCTTCTGGTGTAACAATTGTTATTGTAAAAAAAGAATTACTTGAAAATTCAAAACAAGATATACCAACTATCTTACGGTACTCTACTCATTCAGATGCTAATTCACTCTATAATACTCCTCCTACTTTTGCTATTTACATGTTATCAAAAGTTTTAGAGTGGGTAATAGAACAAGGTGGAATTACTGCTGTAGAAACGAGAAATGTTGAGAAAGCTAAGTTAATCTATGATGCCATCGATGAAAGCAACGGGTTTTACCGCGGCCATGCGGAAAAAGACAGTCGCTCCCTTATGAATATTACTTTTAACCTTCAAAGCGACGAATTAAATAAGAAGTTTTTAGCGGAGGCAAAAGCAGCTGGTTTTGTAGGTCTTAACGGACACCGTTCTGTAGGTGGTTGTAGAGCTTCAACTTATAATTCTGTTCCCGTTGAAGCTTGTGAGGCACTACGCCAATTCATGATAACTTTCAAAAAAAATCAATAA